In Streptomyces sp. HUAS MG91, the genomic stretch CCACACCGACGACGAACGGTCCGTCCTGGTCGCCGATCCTGCCGCCACCGCGGACGAGATCGACGCCCACTTCGCCCCCAGCGGCTGAGGTCCGTCGCCCACCGACGCGGGACGTGAGCGTCCCGGGGCCCGCCACGCCCCGGGGCGCCCACGTCTCACGTCACCGCCGCTTCGTGCGTCTGCTCCCGGCCCGCCGCCCGTTCGACGGAGCGGCCCGTGGTCAGGGTCCGCACCTGGCGGCTGCACAGTGCCGCCGCCGTCACCCCCACCACCAGCGCGGCGCCCGTCAGCAGCGTGCTCCGCACCCCGAAGTGGGCGGCCACCGGGCCCGCGGCCATCTCGCCGAGCGGCAGCGCGACGAACGAGCCGAGCGCGTCGTAGGAGTACACCCGTGCCAGCCGGTCCGCCGGGACGTTCTCCTGCAACGACACGTCCCAGGCCACCCCGAACTGCTCCAGGGCCGCGCCGTTCGCGAACATCGCGACGCTGAGCAGCAGGGCCCCGGGCGCCTCGGCGAGCACCACGAGCGGCAGCGACTCGACCGCCACCAGCGCGACACCGACCAGCAGGGCGTGCCGGATCCGGGACCGGGCCGCGAGCACCCCGCCGGCCACCGCGCCCAGCATCTGCGCGGCGAGGACCGCGCCCCACACCCCACGGCCGAAGGTGTCGTCGGCGACCACCGGGCCCAGCACCTGGATGCCGCCCGCGACCACCGCGTTGACGACCATGAACTGCACCACCACGATCCACACCCAGCGGCGCGCGGTGAACTCCTTCCAGCCCTCCGCCAGTTCCCGCAGCGGGCGGACCCGCTCGGCCGGCGCGGGGGACTTCTCCCCGGCCGCCTTCACCCCGGAGAAGAAGACCGCGGCCCCGGTGAACGCCACCGCGTTGCCGAGCAGCCCCCACCCGGGACCGAACACGGCGGCGACGATGCCCGCCAGCGACGACCCGGCGATCGCACCGATGTTGGTGGCCATGCGCATCACCGCGTTGGCCGGACGGAGCAGGTCGTGCGGCACCGTCTGCGGCGTGAGCGAGGCGGAGGCGGGCAGCGACAGCGCCGCCAGCGCGCCGTTGAGGACGCTGAGCACCACGAGCAGCGCGATGGACGTCGCGTCCAGCAGCACGCTCACCGCGATGGCCGCCTGCACACCCGCCGCGGCCAGCGCCGAACCCTGGAGGACGAGCGTGCGCCGCACCCGGTCCGCCACCACGCCGCCGACCAGCAGCAGCGCCACGTTCGCCAGCGACCGCGCCCCGACCACGAGGCCGAGGTCCGTGGCGCGGCCCGTGGTGTCCAGGACCGCGAAGGCCAGGGCGACCGGCGCCATCGCGTTGGCGAAGTAGACCAGCATGCGTCCCGCGGCCAGGTTCCGGAACGACCCGTGGCGCAGGGGAGTCCACGACCCCGTGCTGTCCGTGATGCCGTTCATGCGCGTGTGAGCTCCGTTCCGGCCGCGGGGGCCGTCGTCCGTGTGCCGGTCGCGGGGGCGACGGCGAAGTGCACCCGCGAGACCGAGATGCCGAGGTCCTGGACCGCGTAGGGACAGAAGTAGTACGCCTGCGGGGTCGCTCCGGACGCCACCGCGAGGGTGAACGTGGTACGCACCCGGTCGCCGGGGCCGGCCGCCTCCACCCGGCGCAGCACCGGGGCGGCCCTGGCGTCCAGGTAGACCGGCAGCACGATGCCGAGGTTGACCGTGCCGGCCCGCCGCGCCACGGTCTCCACGACCACGTCCAGGGCGGAGCCCGCGACGACGGTGTCGGCCGCCGTCACCTCCAGCGGCGCCGCGCCGTCGTGCGCGTTGGCGACGTCGCCGCAGCGGGCGCACACCACCTGCACCGTGTCCGTGATCGCGGGCACCCGGCCGCGCCGGCGGTAGGCCCGCAGCGGACGTCCGCACGGGCAGGGCACGTCCAGGTCGTACGGCGCGTCGGCGACGCTGCGTTCACCGAAGTAGGTCGGGAACTGCAGCACCGGGTCGTCGTGGTGCTTGGCGAAGCGGTGGGCGAGCGCCAGGTCGAGGGACGTGGTCTCCCGGGCGATCGCCGCCGCGGACGCGGCGGCCTCCGGCGCGGCGAGCGCCACGGTGCGCACCACGTCGTGCAGCAGGGTGTCCGCGAGGGAGCGCAGCCGGGGCCGCAGCGGATGGTCCTGGCCGAGCAGGCCGCTGTCGAGCAGCCCCGTCAGACGGGCGCCGAGCGCGTGCACGTCGAGCCCGTCGGCGGGGCTCCGCTCCTCCCCTGCCCCGGGCCCCGGTGCGGCGGGGGCTCCCGAGGACTCCAGGCCCACCTGCGTGAACGCCGGGTACGGATTGATGTCGCGCAGCGCCTCGTTGACGGCCGAGGCCGTGTTGCCCGCCCCGCGGGCGCCGTCCAGCCACACCAGGTTCTCCGGCCGCTGTCCGTCGCAGGCAGTGAGGGTTGCGAGGACGGTCTGGGCCGGCCCGTCCAGGGCGTTCAGCAGGATCAGGTACTTGGGGTCGTACATGGCGTGGCCCGCCGTGGCCCCGCTGAAGCAGTTGGCGAGCACCAACTCGGCCGCCCGCACGGAGCGGGCGGGGATCAGCTTGTCCATGGGCTTGGTGCAGCCCAGACCGTAGGCGCACTTGGGGCCGGCCGCGCCGGGGGCGGCCGGGACCGGACTCGCCCCGCACAGCGTGAACTGGCCCAGATTCAGCTGGTCGTCCTTGCCGTTGCCGTGGAAGAGGACCCGGCGCCACACCCGGCCGAGGGCCAGGTCCCGGACGTCCAGGCGCTGCACGTCCTGCGCGCCGCACCACACGTCCGCGCCCGCCGCCGGGGCGGCCGTGTCCAGCTCGGAGACGACGCCGACCTCGGCGTCGGCCGCCACCTGCGCGTACTGCTTGGCCACCACCCAGCTGAGGCTGTGCACATCACGGCCCGTCAGCTGGAACACCGCCCGCCCCGTGGTGTGCGCGGCGTCGAGCAGGGGCTGGATCGTGTCGCCGCGCAGCCGCGCGTACGACCCGAGCAGCAGCACCGACCCCTCCCCGGGCAGCCCGTCCGCGTCGTGCACCCAGCGGCGGGCCAGCGGCCGGGCGAGCTCCAGCAGTGCCTCGGGCAGCTCGGGGTCCAGGACCAGGCCGGTGTCGGCCGGGGCGGGCGTGCGGCGGCCGGTGTACACCTGCTCGGCCAGCGCGATGCCCTCCAGCAGGTCGGCGCGCTCCCCGGTCCACACCGGCAGCGGCCCGCCC encodes the following:
- a CDS encoding MFS transporter, coding for MNGITDSTGSWTPLRHGSFRNLAAGRMLVYFANAMAPVALAFAVLDTTGRATDLGLVVGARSLANVALLLVGGVVADRVRRTLVLQGSALAAAGVQAAIAVSVLLDATSIALLVVLSVLNGALAALSLPASASLTPQTVPHDLLRPANAVMRMATNIGAIAGSSLAGIVAAVFGPGWGLLGNAVAFTGAAVFFSGVKAAGEKSPAPAERVRPLRELAEGWKEFTARRWVWIVVVQFMVVNAVVAGGIQVLGPVVADDTFGRGVWGAVLAAQMLGAVAGGVLAARSRIRHALLVGVALVAVESLPLVVLAEAPGALLLSVAMFANGAALEQFGVAWDVSLQENVPADRLARVYSYDALGSFVALPLGEMAAGPVAAHFGVRSTLLTGAALVVGVTAAALCSRQVRTLTTGRSVERAAGREQTHEAAVT